A section of the Aigarchaeota archaeon genome encodes:
- a CDS encoding 30S ribosomal protein S26e, translating to MPFKRKSRGRAKGAKGKEPMVQCDNCGAYVPRSKIQRVTRRVSLVSKDLAKELKQQGAYLAENVITKNLCISCAIHYGILKVRAREERKLTP from the coding sequence ATGCCGTTCAAACGTAAGAGCAGAGGCAGAGCCAAAGGTGCGAAGGGCAAAGAACCGATGGTACAATGCGACAACTGTGGTGCTTATGTGCCCAGGAGTAAGATACAAAGGGTTACGAGAAGGGTCTCGCTCGTAAGCAAAGATCTTGCAAAAGAGTTAAAGCAACAAGGCGCATACCTTGCTGAGAACGTAATAACTAAGAACCTTTGTATAAGTTGTGCGATACATTACGGCATCTTGAAAGTAAGAGCAAGGGAAGAGAGGAAGCTCACCCCTTAA
- the htpX gene encoding zinc metalloprotease HtpX, which translates to MLPRARMSLIRLRLAMLGTLAAIIGLATLVLTVILSWLGVPFGIYTVLGIVVVFHILQWLFAPYIINAIYRVRPIEAHEYPWLHEALSRISATSGLSAKPKLMLAEIDIPNAFAYGSPITGNFVAVTRGLLSNLPREEVEAVVGHELGHVKHKDVMFMMIISIIPALLYYLGHILYYSGWLGGASRDQRGGGALLVLIGVGLMVLSFIFNLFVFYFSRLREHYADSHAATSVQNGARNLQRALVRIMTASRKIRKEKIAVYTQVKALFIADPEVTVRGYEDIDALVERIKAEKPNILMEIFSTHPHPAKRLRHLDAYIT; encoded by the coding sequence ATGCTACCCAGGGCTAGAATGTCACTTATACGACTAAGGCTTGCGATGTTAGGTACGCTGGCTGCCATAATCGGCTTAGCAACGCTTGTCTTGACGGTGATTTTAAGCTGGTTAGGGGTCCCCTTTGGTATATATACGGTACTTGGCATAGTAGTCGTATTTCATATACTACAGTGGTTGTTTGCACCCTATATCATTAACGCAATATATAGGGTCAGACCCATTGAAGCGCACGAATATCCTTGGCTTCATGAAGCCTTATCAAGAATTTCGGCAACAAGTGGACTTAGTGCAAAACCAAAGCTTATGCTGGCAGAGATAGACATACCGAATGCTTTCGCCTACGGTAGCCCAATTACAGGTAACTTCGTAGCAGTTACAAGGGGTCTACTGTCTAATTTGCCCCGTGAAGAAGTCGAAGCGGTCGTTGGACATGAGCTAGGTCACGTGAAGCACAAAGACGTTATGTTCATGATGATCATAAGCATAATACCCGCACTTCTGTATTATCTTGGACACATACTTTACTACTCCGGCTGGCTCGGTGGTGCATCTAGAGACCAGAGGGGAGGTGGCGCACTCTTGGTGCTCATCGGAGTGGGACTGATGGTTCTAAGTTTCATCTTTAACCTTTTCGTATTTTACTTTAGCAGGTTGAGAGAGCACTATGCCGATTCACATGCCGCGACTTCCGTGCAAAACGGTGCAAGGAATTTGCAAAGGGCTCTAGTCAGAATAATGACTGCCTCAAGAAAGATTCGTAAAGAAAAAATCGCCGTCTATACTCAGGTCAAGGCGCTATTCATAGCAGATCCTGAAGTTACTGTTAGGGGCTATGAGGATATAGACGCTCTCGTGGAACGTATCAAGGCGGAAAAGCCAAACATTCTGATGGAAATATTTAGTACTCATCCGCACCCTGCCAAGAGGCTTCGTCATTTAGATGCCTACATAACCTGA